One genomic window of Camelina sativa cultivar DH55 chromosome 5, Cs, whole genome shotgun sequence includes the following:
- the LOC104787051 gene encoding F-box protein At2g26850-like, with translation MLLYLLITCISFFLFFKSLRLPTWVSKTKTLFSFYFYKNLFMKILHPTTPDLASPVLNQMSILDLPDLPLDCILDLLPPSELCSLSRVCSSLRERCVSDYLWEKHLITKWGKILGPAAHKEWQCYRSSPYHLDSPHHQTGHPWLAKIISLIRSHSSIFRDDYRRMIDVPFVSLDSTMSFYLSLETGRFWFPAQVYNRENGHVGFMLSCYDAHLSYDTHTNTFQARFPPHGRRAIAVEKDVTWERIRATPIDASPHHLYISDSLKELKPGDHIEIQWRRNKEFPYGWWYSVVGHLDSCDGNLNHCQCHISEILVLEFKQYTIGSRWRKTMINRKDHREKGNDEDGYYGGMRKLNCKEDIARWKCLWPSSILE, from the exons ATGCTTCTATACTTATTGATCACTTGtatatctttcttcttgtttttcaaaTCTCTACGCCTACCTACATGGGtatctaaaaccaaaaccttGTTCTCGTTCTACTTCTACAAGAATCTCTTCATGAAAATCCTACACCCGACCACACCAGACCTAGCCTCTCCAGTTCTTAACCAAATGTCGATTCTTGACCTTCCGGACCTTCCTCTCGACTGCATTCTCGACCTTCTTCCTCCCTCTGAACTATGTAGCTTGTCTAGGGTATGTAGCTCCTTAAGAGAGAGATGTGTGAGCGATTATTTGTGGGAGAAGCACTTGATAACCAAATGGGGAAAAATTCTTGGACCTGCTGCTCACAAAGAGTGGCAATGCTATAGATCTTCCCCATATCATCTTGATTCTCCTCATCACCAAACTGGACATCCTTGGTTGGCCAAAATCATATCTCTGATTCGATCTCATTCTTCCATTTTTCGAGATGATTATCGAAGGATGATAGATGTACCTTTTGTGTCACTTGATTCTACCATGAGCTTCTACCTTTCTCTTGAAACAGGTCGATTTTGGTTCCCAGCTCAAGTATACAACCGTGAG AATGGACATGTAGGGTTCATGTTGTCATGTTATGATGCTCATCTAAGCTATGACACTCACACAAATACTTTTCAAGCTAG GTTTCCACCACATGGTAGAAGAGCAATTGCGGTTGAAAAGGATGTGACATGGGAGAGGATAAGAGCAACTCCCATTGATGCATCACCTCATCATCTCTATATATCAGATTCTTTAAAGGAGTTGAAACCTGGAGATCACATCGAGATCCAatggagaagaaacaaagagtttcCTTACG GATGGTGGTATAGTGTTGTTGGCCACCTGGATTCATGTGATGGCAATCTCAACCATTGTCAATGCCATATTAGTG AGATACTAGTGCTGGAATTTAAACAGTACACAATTGGATCAAGGTGGAGAAAAACAATGATCAACAGGAAAGATCATAGAGAGAAAGGTAATGACGAAGACGGATACTATGGAGGAATGCGAAAGCTAAATTGTAAAGAAGATATTGCAAGGTGGAAATGTCTCTGGCCATCATCCATCTTGGAGTAG